In Streptococcus respiraculi, one DNA window encodes the following:
- a CDS encoding YqeG family HAD IIIA-type phosphatase gives MTVENYMPDFVLEKAYDVTVESLQKYHIRTVFVDLDNTLIAWNNPDGTPEMRKWLHDLRDAGIHVVVVSNNKYERVKRAVERFGIDFEAFALKPFTVGIERAIKRFGIRREEAIMIGDQLMTDIRAAKRAGIRSVLVRPLIETDSINTQINRWRERRMMKRITAKYGAFDYKREM, from the coding sequence GTGACAGTTGAGAATTATATGCCAGATTTTGTGCTTGAAAAAGCCTATGATGTGACAGTAGAAAGTTTGCAAAAATACCATATTCGAACAGTTTTTGTGGACTTGGATAATACCTTGATTGCCTGGAACAATCCAGACGGGACCCCTGAGATGCGCAAGTGGTTGCATGATTTGCGAGATGCGGGAATCCATGTGGTTGTTGTGTCAAATAATAAATATGAACGTGTGAAGCGGGCAGTAGAGCGTTTTGGAATTGATTTTGAAGCCTTTGCTCTGAAACCTTTTACTGTTGGAATTGAGCGCGCCATTAAACGTTTTGGCATTAGGCGCGAAGAAGCGATTATGATTGGTGATCAGCTGATGACGGATATTCGAGCTGCCAAGCGGGCAGGGATTCGTTCGGTCTTGGTACGGCCGCTCATTGAGACAGACTCGATTAACACTCAAATTAATCGTTGGCGTGAACGCCGTATGATGAAGAGAATTACCGCCAAATATGGCGCATTTGATTACAAGAGGGAAATGTAA
- the yqeH gene encoding ribosome biogenesis GTPase YqeH has product MEELYCIGCGALIQTEEKEGVGYTPQSVLEKGLETGQVYCQRCFRLRHYNEISDVNISDDEFQTLLHSVGDSDALVVNVIDIFDFNGSVIPGLSRFVSGNDVLLVGNKKDILPKSVKDGKVTQWLTERAHEVGLRPIDVMLTSAQNKHAIKDLIDRIEQYRKGRDVYVVGVTNVGKSTLINAIIQEITGDKDVITTSRFPGTTLDKIEIPLDDGSYIYDTPGIIHRHQMAHYLSAKNLKFASPRKEIKPKTYQLNPEQTLFLAGLGRFDFIAGEKQGFTAFFDNELKLHRTKLDGATAFYQKHAGSLLVPPTSAELENFPELVRYEFTITEKTDVVFSGLGWIRINGVAKIAAWAPKGVGVVIRKAII; this is encoded by the coding sequence GTGGAAGAATTGTATTGTATTGGCTGCGGAGCCTTGATTCAGACCGAGGAAAAAGAAGGGGTAGGCTATACGCCCCAATCTGTCTTGGAAAAGGGATTAGAAACAGGCCAGGTTTACTGCCAGCGCTGTTTCCGTCTCCGTCATTATAATGAAATTTCAGATGTCAATATTTCAGATGATGAGTTTCAGACCCTGCTCCATAGTGTAGGGGACAGTGATGCTTTGGTGGTCAATGTCATTGATATTTTCGACTTTAATGGCTCTGTCATTCCAGGCTTGTCACGCTTTGTATCCGGCAATGATGTCCTTTTGGTCGGGAATAAAAAGGATATTTTGCCTAAGTCTGTCAAGGACGGGAAAGTGACCCAATGGCTGACCGAACGGGCTCATGAGGTAGGCTTGCGTCCGATTGATGTGATGTTAACATCTGCTCAAAACAAGCACGCCATAAAGGACTTGATTGACAGGATTGAACAGTATCGCAAGGGTCGTGATGTCTATGTGGTCGGTGTGACCAATGTTGGGAAATCAACGCTGATTAACGCCATTATTCAGGAAATTACAGGAGACAAGGACGTAATTACCACCTCTCGTTTCCCCGGTACAACCCTTGATAAGATTGAAATTCCTCTCGATGATGGGTCTTACATCTACGATACTCCGGGGATTATTCATCGTCATCAGATGGCCCATTATTTGTCTGCCAAAAATTTAAAATTTGCTAGTCCACGTAAGGAAATCAAACCCAAAACCTATCAGTTAAATCCTGAACAAACCCTCTTTTTAGCTGGTTTAGGACGGTTTGATTTTATCGCAGGAGAAAAACAGGGCTTTACCGCATTTTTTGACAATGAATTAAAACTTCACCGCACCAAATTAGATGGTGCGACAGCATTTTACCAAAAACACGCAGGTAGTTTACTAGTGCCACCAACTAGTGCAGAATTAGAAAACTTCCCAGAATTGGTCCGGTATGAATTTACTATTACTGAAAAAACAGATGTCGTCTTCTCAGGTCTAGGTTGGATTCGTATCAATGGCGTAGCCAAAATCGCAGCCTGGGCACCAAAGGGTGTCGGTGTTGTGATTCGTAAAGCAATCATATAG
- the yhbY gene encoding ribosome assembly RNA-binding protein YhbY has product MTLTSKQRAFLNSQAHSLKPIIQIGKYGLNDQIKTSVRQALDRRELIKVTLLQNTDENIHDVAETLEEEIGVDTVQKIGRTLILFKQSSKKENRKLSIKVREI; this is encoded by the coding sequence ATGACATTAACATCAAAACAACGGGCCTTTCTTAACAGTCAGGCGCATAGTTTGAAACCTATTATCCAAATCGGGAAATATGGCTTGAATGACCAGATTAAGACCAGCGTCCGTCAGGCCTTGGATAGACGAGAGTTGATAAAGGTGACGCTACTACAAAATACGGATGAAAATATCCACGATGTGGCTGAAACCTTGGAAGAAGAAATCGGGGTTGATACCGTGCAAAAAATTGGTCGAACCTTGATTCTCTTCAAGCAATCAAGCAAGAAAGAAAATCGAAAACTCTCTATCAAAGTGAGAGAAATCTAG